Proteins from one Alicyclobacillus vulcanalis genomic window:
- a CDS encoding carbohydrate ABC transporter permease, translating to MRKATGTVLTYIVLAVCAFISLFPYLWAILTSLKPENEVFSPHFLSLPSHLEWSNYAYVFHTTGMARYLLNTFIVAVANVMGQFVFASMAAYGFARFDFRGKNTIFMMYLSTLMIPNIVTLIPLFIMMKYLGWINTYYALIAPTVLGTPVSIFLLRQFFMTIPAEIEEAARIDGAGVVRVFLQVILPLSKPILATLAIITFVSSWNNFLWPLIVTNTDSMKLVSVGVASFQFQIGAEWNYMMAASTIALLPLLILFVFFQRRIIESIQLTGLK from the coding sequence GTGAGGAAAGCGACCGGGACTGTTCTGACCTACATCGTGCTTGCTGTATGCGCCTTCATTTCGCTGTTTCCTTACCTCTGGGCCATCTTAACTTCTCTGAAACCTGAAAACGAGGTGTTCTCGCCACACTTTCTCTCACTGCCCTCGCACCTGGAGTGGTCGAACTATGCGTATGTCTTCCATACCACGGGCATGGCACGTTACTTACTCAACACGTTCATCGTCGCAGTCGCCAATGTAATGGGTCAGTTTGTCTTTGCATCCATGGCTGCGTACGGCTTCGCTCGTTTCGACTTTAGAGGTAAAAATACCATCTTCATGATGTACCTGAGCACGCTCATGATACCGAATATCGTGACACTCATACCCTTGTTCATCATGATGAAGTATTTGGGATGGATTAACACGTACTACGCACTCATTGCTCCTACGGTGCTCGGAACCCCTGTTTCGATTTTCTTGTTAAGGCAATTCTTTATGACCATACCTGCGGAAATTGAGGAAGCAGCCCGCATCGACGGAGCAGGCGTTGTCCGCGTCTTTTTGCAGGTCATTTTACCGCTCAGTAAACCCATTCTTGCGACATTGGCCATCATCACGTTTGTATCCTCTTGGAACAATTTTCTCTGGCCACTCATTGTCACGAACACGGATTCTATGAAGCTTGTCAGTGTGGGGGTCGCATCATTCCAGTTTCAAATCGGCGCCGAGTGGAACTACATGATGGCGGCCTCGACGATAGCGCTACTTCCCTTGTTGATACTCTTTGTCTTTTTCCAGAGAAGGATTATTGAGTCCATTCAACTCACCGGCCTCAAGTGA
- a CDS encoding ABC transporter substrate-binding protein, translating into MHKMRRGCLFALPLAAAVALTGCGTQVNGGQASSSTAPGNASTNVVTLHYMLWDPNEEIGYKKSIAVFEKLHPNIKVVIEQYPWSQYWQKLETEMAAGTAPDVFWDHVTYFPTFVTNGQLLNLTPYIKSSHVDLSQYYPNLLKQYEYNGNLYGLPKDWDTIAIFYNKKLFEKEHVPFPTNLTWNPENGGTLLKLAEEMTIDKNGKHPGQPGFNPNEIVQYGFMSYDSNQTFYYNFLAEDGVKILNHNFGTQVMMDTPQAVKTMQNLLDMIYKYHVSPPAAEGANVVNSEGNAQQLFEEGKLAMYTDGDWVLTPVVKASNFPVGIAPLPVGPDGRVSVMNGLSDAIYAHTKYPKQAWELVQWLASPQSERILASGGYVWPGIKSLAPLFAQAWAKKGVDVTPFLEESRGKTISFPITVNWGQAENAIDKEFDLMWLNKVSPSQALQTAVQQADAALNGGQ; encoded by the coding sequence ATGCACAAGATGCGTCGAGGGTGTCTCTTTGCATTGCCACTGGCTGCAGCGGTGGCGCTCACAGGATGTGGAACGCAGGTCAATGGCGGACAGGCGTCTTCTTCAACTGCGCCTGGCAACGCCTCGACAAACGTCGTGACGCTGCACTACATGCTGTGGGACCCGAACGAAGAGATTGGATACAAAAAGTCGATCGCGGTTTTTGAGAAGTTGCATCCAAACATTAAGGTCGTGATCGAGCAGTATCCTTGGTCTCAGTACTGGCAGAAACTCGAGACCGAAATGGCGGCGGGTACAGCGCCTGACGTATTTTGGGATCATGTCACCTATTTCCCGACTTTCGTTACGAACGGGCAACTTCTCAACCTGACGCCCTACATCAAGAGCTCACACGTGGATTTGAGTCAGTATTATCCCAACCTTCTTAAGCAGTACGAGTACAACGGAAATCTTTATGGGTTACCGAAGGATTGGGATACCATTGCCATCTTTTATAACAAAAAGCTATTCGAAAAAGAGCATGTGCCGTTTCCTACGAATCTCACCTGGAATCCCGAGAATGGCGGAACTCTCTTAAAGTTAGCTGAAGAAATGACGATTGACAAGAACGGTAAGCATCCCGGACAACCTGGGTTCAATCCGAATGAAATTGTTCAATATGGGTTCATGTCCTACGACTCGAACCAGACATTCTATTATAACTTTCTCGCTGAAGATGGTGTTAAGATCCTAAACCACAATTTCGGTACCCAGGTCATGATGGACACCCCGCAGGCCGTGAAGACGATGCAGAACCTTCTCGACATGATTTACAAGTATCATGTATCTCCTCCTGCAGCTGAGGGCGCGAATGTCGTGAATAGCGAGGGTAATGCGCAACAGCTGTTTGAAGAGGGCAAGTTGGCCATGTACACCGACGGAGACTGGGTTTTGACGCCGGTTGTGAAGGCTTCAAACTTCCCTGTGGGAATCGCTCCTTTGCCCGTCGGACCGGACGGCCGCGTGTCGGTTATGAATGGTCTTTCGGATGCCATTTATGCGCACACGAAATATCCGAAGCAGGCTTGGGAGCTTGTTCAGTGGCTTGCAAGCCCGCAGTCCGAGCGCATCCTGGCATCTGGAGGTTACGTCTGGCCCGGCATTAAATCCCTCGCTCCCCTATTCGCGCAGGCATGGGCGAAGAAGGGTGTGGACGTCACGCCCTTTCTTGAGGAATCGAGGGGAAAAACGATTTCCTTCCCAATTACGGTCAACTGGGGGCAGGCTGAAAACGCTATCGATAAAGAATTTGATCTGATGTGGCTGAATAAGGTGTCGCCATCGCAAGCGCTGCAAACCGCTGTGCAACAAGCTGATGCGGCCTTGAATGGCGGACAGTGA
- a CDS encoding carbohydrate ABC transporter permease, translating to MAPYAFILPSLIGVLAFLLIPAVAVLVISFFNWNMLSPPRFVGFRNYVDILHDPIALHSMLTTVYYVVLNIPLQTIFAILLALLVNRRLPGMGVFRALLVLPWLAMPVAISVVWNMIFDPTNGVLNNLLAIVGIHPQQWLSSPVEALPCVAAVNIWQWTGYNMLFFLAGLQSIPAYLYEAANLDGAGRVRKFFSITLPLLRPTLLFVLITSVIGSFQVFDTVYVMTEGGPGTATNVYNYYIFQQGFQFFHMGYAAALSVILFVVILLVTLAQFRFVGRGTTYDMG from the coding sequence GTGGCACCGTATGCATTTATTCTACCGAGTCTCATCGGTGTGCTCGCATTTTTATTGATTCCGGCAGTAGCTGTTTTGGTGATTAGCTTTTTCAACTGGAATATGCTTTCGCCTCCGCGATTCGTCGGATTCAGAAACTATGTGGACATTCTCCATGACCCAATTGCGCTTCACTCGATGCTAACCACGGTGTATTACGTGGTTCTCAATATCCCACTTCAGACGATTTTCGCTATCCTGCTCGCCCTATTGGTCAATCGCAGGTTGCCCGGTATGGGAGTCTTTCGAGCACTTCTCGTGCTCCCATGGTTGGCCATGCCCGTTGCGATTTCAGTTGTGTGGAATATGATTTTTGATCCGACCAATGGGGTGCTTAACAATCTGCTTGCTATCGTTGGAATTCACCCGCAACAATGGCTTTCATCGCCCGTCGAAGCGTTGCCGTGCGTCGCAGCGGTCAATATATGGCAGTGGACAGGGTACAACATGTTGTTTTTTCTCGCCGGTCTTCAAAGCATCCCGGCCTACCTATATGAAGCAGCTAACCTTGATGGTGCCGGGCGCGTGCGGAAGTTTTTCTCCATCACACTCCCGCTTTTACGTCCTACGCTGCTATTTGTATTGATTACAAGTGTCATTGGCTCTTTCCAAGTATTTGACACGGTTTACGTCATGACTGAGGGAGGTCCGGGTACCGCAACGAATGTATACAACTACTATATCTTTCAACAAGGTTTCCAATTTTTTCACATGGGTTACGCAGCTGCTCTCTCCGTCATTCTATTTGTTGTCATCTTGCTCGTTACGCTCGCGCAATTTCGATTCGTGGGTCGTGGAACCACGTACGACATGGGATAA
- the melA gene encoding alpha-glucosidase/alpha-galactosidase translates to MSKITFIGAGSTVFAKNVLGDCMLTPSIDGFEFALYDIDEERLRDSERMLLNLKHQLKANVKIKAYHDRRLALAGAKYVINAIQVGGYKPSTVIDFEVPKKYGLRQTIGDTVGIGGLFRALRTIPVMLSIARDMQELCPDAWFFNYTNPMAVLTNAMITYGGIKTVGLCHSVQVCVPQLFERLGMDATDVEYKIAGINHMAWLLEIKRNGEDLYPEIKRRAREMQQQKHDDMVRFELMLKFGYYVTESSEHNAEYHPYFIKKTHPELIDKFNIPLDEYPRRCVAQIEQWQHMREELVENRNLQHTRTHEYASYLIEAMETNVPYKFGGNVMNTGLIENLPREACVEVPCVADKSGISATYVGRLPEQCAALNRTNINTQLMTLEAAVTQKREAVYQAAFLDPHTAAELTLDEIVALCDDLIEAHGDWLPQFR, encoded by the coding sequence GTGAGCAAGATCACATTTATCGGTGCTGGCAGCACAGTATTTGCGAAAAATGTTCTTGGCGACTGCATGCTTACGCCGTCCATCGATGGGTTTGAATTCGCGCTTTATGATATTGATGAGGAGCGCCTGCGTGATTCGGAACGGATGTTACTGAACCTGAAGCACCAGTTGAAAGCGAATGTAAAAATCAAAGCTTATCACGATAGAAGGCTAGCGCTCGCGGGTGCGAAGTACGTGATCAATGCGATACAGGTTGGAGGATACAAACCGAGCACGGTGATTGATTTCGAGGTTCCGAAAAAGTACGGGTTGCGTCAGACCATCGGCGACACGGTCGGCATCGGGGGCTTGTTTCGAGCACTACGAACGATACCTGTCATGTTATCGATCGCGCGTGATATGCAAGAGCTGTGTCCCGACGCTTGGTTCTTCAACTATACGAATCCGATGGCCGTCCTTACGAATGCAATGATTACCTATGGCGGAATCAAGACGGTAGGACTGTGCCACAGCGTGCAAGTCTGTGTTCCGCAGCTGTTCGAGAGACTCGGAATGGACGCCACGGACGTTGAATATAAAATTGCTGGCATCAACCATATGGCTTGGCTACTTGAGATTAAAAGGAACGGCGAAGATCTGTACCCCGAGATTAAAAGACGTGCGCGCGAGATGCAACAACAGAAGCATGACGACATGGTGAGATTTGAGCTTATGTTAAAATTCGGATACTATGTCACGGAGTCGTCTGAGCATAATGCAGAGTATCACCCTTATTTTATCAAAAAGACGCATCCTGAGTTGATTGACAAGTTCAATATTCCTCTTGACGAGTATCCTCGGAGGTGTGTCGCACAGATTGAGCAATGGCAACACATGCGCGAAGAACTCGTGGAAAACCGAAATCTTCAACACACTCGAACGCATGAGTATGCATCGTACCTGATTGAAGCGATGGAGACGAATGTCCCCTACAAATTCGGGGGCAACGTCATGAATACTGGCTTGATTGAAAATCTGCCGAGGGAAGCGTGTGTAGAGGTACCATGTGTGGCGGACAAATCTGGCATTAGCGCTACCTACGTGGGGCGCCTGCCTGAGCAGTGCGCTGCTCTGAATCGAACGAACATCAATACGCAGCTGATGACGTTGGAGGCTGCCGTCACCCAGAAGAGAGAAGCCGTCTATCAGGCCGCGTTTTTAGATCCGCATACCGCCGCAGAGCTCACATTAGATGAAATTGTTGCCTTGTGCGACGACTTGATTGAAGCCCATGGAGATTGGCTTCCACAGTTCCGCTAA
- the mmgD gene encoding citrate synthase, whose translation MTEAYRPGLENVIACETEISFLDVDHEEIVLRGYDLIDLAKKVSYIDIIGLLIDKRLPNDEERQAIEASLKSHRQVPPNLWAILKHLPSSTHPMDMLRTGVSALSGFDPNLDDQSPAANRDRAMRLLAQVPQIVAASHHIGQGAEPIAPRDDLSFVANGLYMITGREPSPDEVKYFDQVLMVYCEHELPNSTFAARVITSTLSDMYGALTGAVASLKGPLHGGANEAVMEMLLEAQTVEGFERLIRSKLANKEKIMGFGHRVYMKKMDPRAQMMKEALQEMAGTHPEAKKWLEMCVVGEDIMRQEKGLYPNLDYYAAPVMYMLGIPVPLFTPVFFAARVVGLSAHVMEQLAHNRIFRPRVLYKGPRGLKA comes from the coding sequence ATGACGGAAGCGTACAGACCCGGTTTAGAAAACGTCATCGCATGCGAGACCGAGATTTCGTTTTTGGACGTGGACCACGAGGAGATCGTGCTGCGCGGCTACGACCTCATCGATCTGGCCAAGAAAGTGTCGTATATTGATATCATTGGTCTCTTGATTGACAAGCGCTTGCCTAACGACGAGGAGCGGCAGGCCATCGAGGCGTCGCTAAAGTCCCACCGGCAAGTGCCTCCGAACCTTTGGGCGATTCTCAAGCACCTGCCGTCCAGCACGCACCCGATGGACATGTTGCGCACCGGCGTTTCAGCGCTCTCGGGCTTTGATCCGAATCTCGACGATCAGTCGCCCGCGGCGAATCGGGATCGAGCGATGCGACTGTTGGCGCAGGTGCCGCAGATTGTCGCGGCGAGCCACCACATCGGCCAGGGTGCAGAGCCGATTGCGCCGCGCGATGATCTGTCCTTCGTCGCAAACGGGCTGTACATGATCACCGGGCGCGAGCCGAGCCCCGATGAGGTCAAGTACTTTGACCAGGTGCTCATGGTGTACTGCGAGCACGAGCTGCCGAACTCCACTTTCGCGGCGCGCGTCATCACCTCGACGCTCTCCGATATGTACGGCGCGCTGACGGGCGCGGTGGCTTCGCTCAAGGGACCTCTTCACGGCGGGGCGAACGAGGCCGTGATGGAGATGCTGCTCGAGGCGCAGACGGTGGAAGGTTTTGAACGCCTCATCCGCTCAAAGCTCGCCAACAAGGAGAAAATCATGGGCTTTGGGCATCGCGTCTATATGAAGAAGATGGACCCTCGCGCTCAAATGATGAAAGAAGCGCTTCAGGAGATGGCGGGGACGCATCCGGAGGCCAAGAAGTGGCTTGAGATGTGCGTCGTGGGCGAAGACATCATGCGTCAGGAGAAGGGGCTGTATCCGAATCTCGACTACTACGCTGCGCCGGTCATGTACATGCTCGGCATCCCGGTCCCGCTCTTCACGCCGGTCTTCTTCGCGGCGCGCGTCGTGGGGCTGTCGGCGCACGTGATGGAGCAGTTGGCCCACAATCGCATCTTCCGCCCGCGCGTGCTGTACAAGGGACCGCGCGGCCTCAAGGCCTGA
- a CDS encoding bifunctional 2-methylcitrate dehydratase/aconitate hydratase has product MSGRVDRQGGRPFDDAIVQMTDYVMKPEVASEEALNIARHVLMDTLGVGLLALSFPECAKHIGPYVPGASMPGGVRVPGTKYELDPVQAAFNIGAMIRWLDYNDTWLAMEWGHPSDNLGGILAVADYVSREARKRGRAPMTVGQVLERMVQAHEIQGVLALENSLNRRGLDHVLFVKVASTAVTSAMLGGSREQIQNAISNAWIDNAPLRTYRHAPNTGSRKSWAAGDATSRAVWLAFMALRDEMGYPSALTAPQWGFNDVVMGGKPIVLARPLGSYVMENVLLKISFPAEFHAQTAVECAFQLHPQVKDRLDEIERIVITTHESAIRIIDKKGPLHNPADRDHCIQYMVAVGLIYGDLRAEHYEDETASDPRIDALREKMEVVEDPRYSKDYLDPDKRSIANAVQIFFRDGSHTEKVEVEYPIGHRRRRAEGLPKVIEKFRANLLTRFPEKRAERILDLCLDAERLRETPVDEFMELFVI; this is encoded by the coding sequence ATGAGTGGCAGAGTGGACCGTCAGGGCGGCCGCCCGTTTGACGATGCCATCGTTCAGATGACCGACTACGTGATGAAGCCCGAGGTGGCGAGCGAGGAAGCCTTGAATATCGCGCGGCACGTCCTCATGGACACGCTCGGCGTGGGGCTTCTCGCCCTTTCGTTTCCGGAGTGCGCGAAACACATTGGCCCCTATGTCCCGGGGGCCTCGATGCCTGGCGGCGTGCGCGTGCCTGGCACCAAGTATGAGCTCGATCCCGTCCAGGCCGCATTCAACATCGGCGCCATGATCCGCTGGCTCGACTACAACGACACGTGGCTCGCCATGGAGTGGGGGCACCCGTCGGACAACCTCGGCGGAATTCTCGCCGTGGCCGACTACGTGAGCCGCGAAGCGCGCAAGCGGGGGCGCGCGCCGATGACCGTGGGCCAGGTGCTTGAGCGCATGGTCCAGGCGCACGAGATTCAGGGCGTGCTCGCGCTCGAAAACAGCCTCAACCGCCGCGGGCTCGATCACGTCCTGTTCGTGAAGGTGGCTTCCACGGCCGTGACCAGCGCGATGCTCGGCGGATCGCGCGAGCAGATTCAAAACGCCATCTCGAACGCCTGGATCGACAACGCGCCGCTCCGCACGTACCGCCATGCACCCAACACGGGATCGCGCAAGTCGTGGGCGGCAGGCGATGCGACGAGCCGCGCCGTCTGGCTCGCGTTCATGGCGCTGCGCGACGAGATGGGATATCCGAGCGCGCTGACCGCGCCGCAATGGGGCTTCAACGATGTCGTGATGGGCGGCAAGCCTATTGTGCTCGCCCGGCCCCTCGGTTCCTACGTGATGGAGAATGTGCTTCTGAAAATCTCCTTCCCAGCCGAGTTCCACGCGCAGACCGCGGTGGAGTGCGCCTTCCAGTTGCATCCGCAGGTGAAGGATCGGCTGGACGAGATTGAGCGCATCGTCATCACGACCCACGAATCCGCGATTCGCATCATCGACAAGAAGGGCCCCCTCCACAATCCGGCGGACCGCGATCACTGCATTCAGTACATGGTCGCCGTGGGCCTCATTTACGGCGATCTGCGCGCGGAACACTACGAGGACGAGACGGCGAGCGATCCGCGCATCGATGCCCTGCGCGAGAAGATGGAGGTCGTCGAGGATCCGCGCTACAGCAAGGATTATCTCGATCCCGACAAGCGCTCCATCGCCAATGCGGTGCAGATCTTCTTCCGGGACGGATCGCACACGGAGAAAGTGGAGGTGGAGTACCCGATTGGCCACCGCCGGCGCCGCGCGGAGGGGCTGCCAAAGGTGATCGAGAAGTTCCGCGCGAATCTCCTGACCCGCTTCCCAGAAA